From Oryctolagus cuniculus chromosome 17, mOryCun1.1, whole genome shotgun sequence, a single genomic window includes:
- the LOC138846344 gene encoding leucine-rich repeat-containing protein 37A2-like: MSEQRDFNNESDIISALNYILPYFSEENLQNVESTLLPFITLLFSNVQDRDKSLSYVKTHIRRPSHPYRNKLRKLYFLQNLLDEEIQEKIDEVKKEEKAMLMQPILLGPQFNPQTLQKKSETAPSQENSLATMPSVGYRLQRVKKVIKGPKGLRKRHLQEMRKSLGRRRGTWPFAESIGGRRLGRAGSRELKELQVAQRPRQVAGNSLHMEPLLTKEREAAASSFLKKHILGRPSTSPAKSLSEINNKGKDLTYTIFVLEDANARAKNKAAGKPIWHSRQNYRFHKTRSHLVLRTPKAKLSRKFRRKNSLNRLTAGKRPPFPALRSLINSPSGEAFSSPGGLHSQGSPPLREPSIEDTREENHSGGRVFEENILTENTTAHEETLPGDKMHTDPSATDSAGTEFDLMPTVDQTKETQWEYTSEGTEAPTMPAGFTYPVMLSQGQQFEIQLNQQLQSLIPNTDVRRLISHVIRTLKMDCSEAQVQLPCAKLISKTGILMKLLSEQQEEKIAKEEWDAEQWRTETYINESTEAPSGQKEQESSKVRTGDLHFPIT, translated from the coding sequence atgagtgaacagcgggacttcaacaatgaaagtgacattattagtgcactgaattacatattgccttatttctcagaggaaaatctacaaaatgtagaatcaacattattaccattcattacactgcttttttcaaatgtgcaagatagagataagtccctgagctacgtgaaaacccacataaggaggccctctcatccttacagaaataagttgagaaagctctattttctacagaatttgttagatgaagaaattcaagaaaaaatcgatgaggttaagaaggaagaaaaggccatgcttatgcagcctatcctgttaggtcctcaatttaaccctcaaaccctccaaaagaaatcagaaactgccccgtcacaggagaacagcctggcaaccatgccaagtgtggggtacaggctgcagagagtgaaaaaagtcatcaaggggccaaagggcttacggaaaaggcacctccaggagatgaggaagagcctcgggaggagacggggcacctggccctttgcggagagcattgggggaagaaggcttgggagagcaggctccagggagctgaaggagcttcaagtggctcagaggcccaggcaggtggccggaaactccttgcacatggagcccttgctcacaaaggaacgtgaggctgcagcctcctctttcctgaagaaacacatcctgggcaggccttctacctcccctgcaaaatctctctctgagatcaacaacaaaggaaaagacttaacctacaccatttttgtcttagaagatgccaatgctagagctaaaaataaggcggcagggaaaccaatctgGCATTCCAGACAAAATTACCGCTTTCACAAAACtcgctctcacctggtcctccgaacccccaaggccaaactgagtcggaagttcagaaggaaaaattccctcaacaggctgacggctgggaagaggcctccgttccctgcactgcggagtctcataaactccccctccggagaggctttctcatcccctggaggcctgcattctcaggggagtcctcctctgagagaaccttctatagaagacactagggaggaaaaccattccggagggcgtgttttcgaagaaaatattttgacagaaaacaccactgcacatgaagaaacgctccctggcgacaaaatgcacacagatccttcagctacagattctgctgggaccgagttcgacctaatgccgactgtggaccaaaccaaggaaacacagtgggaatacaccagcgagggcactgaagcccccaccatgcccgcaggcttcacctaccccgtgatgctgtcccaggggcaacagtttgaaattcagctgaaccagcagctacagtccctcatccccaacacggaCGTGAGAAGgctcatttctcacgtcatccgcactctgaaaatggactgctctgaggcccaggtgcaactgccctgtgccaagctcatctccaaaacaggcatcctgatgaagctcctcagtgagcagcaggaagaaaagatagccaaggaagaatgggacgcagagcagtggaggactgagacctatatcaatgagagtacagaagccccgagtggacagaaagagcaggagtcgagtaaggtgaggacaggagatctgcactttcccatcacttag